The segment GACTTCAACAAAATCCAGAGGCGCATTCATTTTGTCGAATACGGTCCGGATTCTTGCCAGTTTCAGGAAATCCCCTTAACGAGATTCCTTGTGAGGCGTGTGCTTCCGACAAAACGGACAGTACTTCTTGAACTCAACCCGATCCGGATGCGTCCGCCGGTTCTTTAACGTTGTGTAATTGCGGCGTTTGCAATCACCACAGGCAAGGATAACAAGTTCTCGCGGCATTACGGCTCCTACTCCCCAT is part of the Candidatus Eisenbacteria bacterium genome and harbors:
- the rpmG gene encoding 50S ribosomal protein L33; the encoded protein is MPRELVILACGDCKRRNYTTLKNRRTHPDRVEFKKYCPFCRKHTPHKESR